In Planococcus sp. MB-3u-03, the DNA window CTGCTCGAAACGGCCAAAGGCTTGCGCATCCCGATTGCGCCAGGCCGCCTGAAAGCGGTCGACCGTTATTCCAACGGGTCGTTTATCATAGACGAAGCAACAGACGGCGCCGTCACGGCAGCTTACTTAGTGCCCGTTACTGAATAGTTTGAAAAGACGTTGAATGAATAAATCATTCAACGTCTTTTTGTTATATATTCATCTATTCATTGGGAAAATCGCCAGAATGATCACTGAATAGCGTATTGAATACATTCTTTTTGCCAGCATTCAAGCCAATATGAAGCATCAAACAGGAGGCGTGTATATGACGATACTGGAAACCGAACGGCTGTGGTTGAAGCCTTATCAAGCGGACATGGCGGATAGCGTTTACGCCGTGGTTCAAAAACGCGAAATTGCCGATACGATGCTGATGATTCCGCATCCGTATCCGAGAAAACAACTCGAAAGGTGGCTCGACTATGTCCAGAAAAGCTTTGACATCGGCCACGCCTTTGAATACGCGGTCTACACGAAAGGCCAGCCCGCCCGCTATATTGGCAATTGCGGATTGATCGCGGTGTCAAAAGCCCATCACTCCGGAGAAATCGGCTATTTCATCGATCCCGCCGAGTAGGGGCAGGGCTATGCGACAGAAGCGTGCCGAAAAGTGCTGGAACAGGCCTTCACCGAACACGGCCTGAACCGCGTGTTCGGCCGCTGCCTCGTGCGCAATCCTGCGTCCAGGCGGGTGCTCGAGAAGGCGGGCATGGCGTTTGAAGGCCGTTTTAAACAGGAGTTTTTCATGGACGGCGCTAATGAAGATATTGATTATTTGGCATTGTTGAAACAGGATTACAGCACGACGCAACAAGACACGCCGTTTTGAATACCTGCCGCTCCTTTTGAATTCATCAGTAGCTGATGGGAAATTGATTCCCTTGTAGTGAATGTAATTGTGCTATAACACACAAACTATATTATTTGATTTTTCCTTCAATTCCGAAACTTCCGTTGACAGCCCGTGTTTGCCTTTCTATACTTGATATATAACAGTTGGACACAAGAGACACGAGAGGGGTTTTCGAAATGATCGTACCATTGACACCGCTGGACTGGAAACGACGCGCGGTCAAGTATTACCCGGAGAAAGTAGCCGTGATCGACGGAGACAAGCGTTTCACGTACAAGGAGTTTGCCCGCCGCTCCGACCAGTTGGGAATTGCCCTACATAATGCAGGCGTCAAGGAAAAAGACCATGTCGCCGTGATGTTGCCGAATACCCATTACATGCTCGAAGCGTTCTATGGCATCCCGCCGCTCGGGGCGGTCATCGTGCCGCTCAATTACCGGCTATCGGCCAAAGACTTGGGTTATATCATCAAGCACAGCGACGCGAAAATGCTGATCGTCGATGCGGAATACGCCAAGTTCATCGAAGAAATCCAAGGCGACTTGCCGATCGAGAACTACATCATCGTGCCGGCTGAAGGGCATGAGACAAGCCTTACGGGCATTGGCTACGAGGAATTTATCGGAGCGGTCACTGACGACGAGCAATTGCCAATCGTCGAACTCGACGAGAACCAGATGCTGTCGCTCAATTACACGAGCGGCACGACCTCGAATCCGAAAGGCGTCATGCAGACGCACCGGACGAATTATTTGAACGGCGCGAACTTCCTGCATCATTTGGAGATTAAGTTCGACGATGTTTATTTGCATACCTTGCCGATGTTCCACACGAACGGATGGGGCGGTGTCTGGGCGATCACCGCAGCTGGGGCAACGCATGTGTGCTTGCGCAAAGTCGACCCGCCGCTCATCCTTGATCTGTTTGAGAGCCACGGCATCACCTCACTGTGCGGCGCGCCGACAGTCGTCAATATGCTGGTCAATGAACCGAAGGCAAAAACCATTGAATTGAAGACCAAAATCCGTATGGGCACGGCCGGTGCGCCGCCTGCTGCGGCACTCATCGCCAAGGCCCAACAAACGCTCGGCCTCAACATGATGCACGTTTACGGGCTGACCGAGACTTCGCCATTCATTTTGTATTGCGAATGGAAAAACGAATTCGATGCGCTGGATGCTGACCAGCAAGCGAGCATCAAGGCGCGCCAAGGCATTGAACTGGCCTTTAACGGCGAAACGAAAGTCGTCAATCAGGGAGACGGAAAAGAAGTCGCCTGGAACGGCAAGGAGCTCGGGGAAATCATCACCCGCGGCAATGTCGTCATGGCGGGCTATTACAAAGATCCTGAGAAAACCGCGGAAGCGATCCGCGATGGCTGGTTCTATACCGGCGACCTCGCTGTGACGCATCCGGACGGATTTATCGAAATCCAGGACCGCATCAAAAGACATGATCATCTCGGGCGGTGAAAACATCTCCTCCACTGAAATCGAAGGCGTGCTCTATAAGCATCCGGCGATCGCAGAAGTGGCGGTCATTGCCGTACCGGATGAGAAATGGGGAGAAGTGCCAAAAGCGATCATTGTGCTGCACAAGGGAGCGGAAGTGACCGAGCAGGAAATTTCGACTATACACGCGACAACATGTCGCGCTTCAAAGTGCCGAAATCGGTCGACTTCGTGGAATCCTTGCCGAAGACCGCAACCGGCAAGCTGCAGAAGTTCCAATTGCGTGAAATGTATTGGGGCGGCGGCAAGAAAGTCAATTAGGGATTCAAAAGCGAGAACTCCTCAACGGGGGCTCTCGCTTTTTAATGGGGCGCATTCTTTTCCGGCTGCGTTTGCGAATCATCGCAATTAACAACAAGATGACCAAGCACATGCCGAGTACGCTATACAAGACGGAGCGCGGCAGCCACAAAACCAGCCCAAAAGCGACCGCGATTTCAATGGCCATCGCCGGCAGTTTCCCGATCGAACTGGCCCAAAAGAACGCCAGCGCGGAAATGCGGGTCAAGGCAGCGCCTGCCGTGACGGCGCCTGATGGGACAAACGGCAAGATGCGCAGCGATAACACCGCCCACCATACGCTTGCAGGGGGTTGATTGCGGAAAACCGGAACCACGAACTCTGTTGCCACGCAACTGGGATATGTTTCGTCCCGTAGCGGTACAGCCAAAATCCAAACAGCGCGCCGATGATTTCCCCGCTGATGGACAATGCGCTGCCGCCGATTAATCCGAAGCGGTCGAGGTTGACCGGGGTGATGAGAATGCTCGGGATGAACCCAAGCGTGCCGATGGCGATATTACCGATCAACAACAAGACGAATTCCAAAAAGCGGAGAAGCCAATCCATTAGCGCGTCACCTCATTTACGGGCAAGAAAGAGGGTCTCATCGTTTGGCCTCGAGGTTTTGCTGCTGCTCGCGAAATCGTTTCGGCGTGCTGCCGCTATGGCGTGTAAAAGCAGCGTGAAACTGCGTCGCGCTCTTATAGCCGCAGAGCCCGGCAATGTCCGAAACCGATTGCTCTGAAGCCAGGAGCAGCTGCATGGCGCGCTCCATGCGGCAGCTGATGACAAATTGCAGCGGTGTCTGGCCGACCGACTCCTTGAAATGGCGGCTGAAATGGAATTTGCTGAGTCCGGAAGCGGCAGCGATGGATTCAAGTGAAAAGGGTAAATGGCAGGTTTCTTCCATTTGGTGCAAGGTGCGTGCCGTTTTGGAAGAAGCCACCGTTTGAACCGGGGCGCTTGGTGGTTTGGCTGCAGCATACAACCAGTTCAGCAAAAGCTGCACTGGTCTTGACGAGGCAGGGCACACTTGTTGCAGTTCACGGCCCAGTTCGTCCAAGACGGATGTGAGAAAAGCAGGGTGAGTAGGATAAGTGAAACAGATCGTGTCATTTACTGACTCAAGGGGATGCGTAACTAGCAGTCTTTGATAGCGCTGTTCACCATTAGAAGAAAAAGACAGTGCATGCCATTGGCCAGGAGGAATCAGCGCGAGTGCTCCTGTCCCGAGGGTTAGGCATTGAGCGTTTGCGGTGAGTTCGAGTTCACCTGACTCCACCCATAGCCATTCTGCCAGTTGCTGGTGGCGGTGGAGCGGGATATGCACGGACTGTCCGGTCGCGACGGTCTTCGATTCAATAGCATGCAATTCAAAATCACGGGTCATGTTCAGCCAACTTTCAGGGAAAGAATATGTTTATTATAGCAAGAAACAAGAAAAAGAACGGAAAATTTTCGGGGGAAATACCAAAATCCGCTGCATGAACCGCAAGAATTGGTAATCCGGGCGAATTTCATTTAACAGACTGGCCCATTTTCTAAAAAAAAAAGCGAGTCATATTGCGTCCCGTTTCGCTGCATGCCCATAAAAAAAGAGGCTTCCGATGAGCGGAAACCTCTTTTAAAAACGGATCGTGAATGTTCAGCAAACCGAATCGTTGGATTTCGGGACAGACAGGCCAAACAAAGGCCGCAAGTAAAGTGCGAAGAACGTACCGGCGAGTGCGAGAATGCCCCAGATATAGCCGTGCAGGCTAAACGAGGCGATGCCGCCGAAATACGCGCCGATGTTGCAGCCGAACGCGAGACGCGCTCCGTAGCCCATCAACAAGCCGCCGACAACGGATGCCCAGAAATTGCCCATCGTGATTTTGGTGAACTTGAACAAGCCGCCAGCCGCTGATGCGAGAAAGGCGCCGAGGATGACCCCGAAGTTCAACACGGTCGTGGAGTCTGCGAAAATGGATGATTCAAGCATTGCTGCGTTCGCCCCTTGCCAGTAGCCCCAGCTTGCAACGTCTACACCGAAGAATTCAGCAATTTTCGAGCCCCATAATGCGAACGCCGACGTGATGCCCCAAGGCGTTCCACGCGTCATCAATGTCAATGCGTTCAATACAGCGAGTGCGATCGCTGCAGCGAACAACGGCCATGAACCGCGGAAAATGCGTTTCCATCCCGTAGTGGTCGGAAGCGGCGCCATTTTCGGTGCGCGTTTCTTTTTCTCGATGATCAAGGTAATCCAAGCGATGAGCCCAAACAATGCGATCGAGACGAGCCACGCACCGCCGTAGCCAAGACCGGTCGAGGTGGCCAGTGACACCGGTTCAAAAGCCGGTAAATCTTCTGTCCAAAACGGCAGATGATACGCGCCGATCGTCGTTCCGATAATAAAGAACAAGAGCGTGATGAACATGACCGAACGTCCGCCGCCGATCGCATACAGCGTACCGGAAGCACAGCCGCCGCCGAGTTGCATGCCGATGCCAAAAATGAACGCACCGACCACTAAGCTCACGCCGACCGGGGAAACGTAACCTGATACCCCGGTTCCGAAGAACGAATAACCATACGCCAGTATCGGCGCGAACAAGGTTACGGCAACCGCTAGCATGAGCATATGCGAGCGCATCGCCTGGCCATTGCCGACCGACACGAAGCGGCGGAACGCCGAGGTAAAGCCGAACCGTGCATGGAATAAGGTATAACCGAGCAACAGCCCGATGCCAAGCAGCACGGTTTGTGCGATATGCTGCGTGGCGAGTAAATACACCGTCAATAACGCCGCTACCGCGATGCCCCCGGCAATCAAGGATTTCTGCGGTGCGTTCAAGGCGGTGGTGTCCCGGTAGACGGGATCGTTTACTTCATTGACGGGTTGGACCCGTGTGCTAGTTGTCATGTAAAACATCCTTTTCTGAGTGATATAGTAGGGAATAAAACATTATATTAAAGGAGCGTTTCGGGAAAGTCAACGGAGCGGCTTGCATCTAGCAGGGAATTGAGAAGGTTTGTAGAAGAAGGGCCGGGGAATAGAAGGATAATACGTCTGCGGACTGCTGCTAGTTGGTTCTGGAGAAAAATGTGAAGACACTCAATAGATAGTATTCAATGGTCCGGTAGATGGTGGTTTTAGGAACGAAAGCGAGGTGAAGTACCATGGACAATCGATTATGAATCAATTTGCCGGTGAAGGATTTGCAGGCAGCTCAAGCCTTTTATGAGCAAGCCGGTTTTTTGCTCCCCAAAGCGGATGCCAGCAATGCCCAGCAGGCGGCATTTTATTTAGAGGGCCAGCACCTCTACGTGATGCTGTTTCCTGAAGAAAGCTTTGAAGCTTTTACGCAGCAAGCGATCGCGGATACATCGATCGGCTCAGAGGTCTTGTTTTCGTTATCCGCAAAAACCCGCGAAGAAGTCGATAACTTCATGTTCCGCATCGAACAGGCAGGCGGCACCGTCTTTGCGCCTCCGGGTGAACGAAACGGCATGTACGGAGCGGGGTTTTCAGATGTGGATGGGCATCGCTGGAACTTTTTGGTGATGGATGTTTAATCCGTTTTCTTAATATAATGTAAAACCGGAAGCGCACATCAGGAGGCGCTTCCGGTTTTTTTCTGTGGCATGGACTTTCGCCTGGAATGAATAATGGCAGATTTCAACGATAGGGAGGCACATGGAGCGGAATTGCGGTACGATAGATGAATAGATCAAAGGTTTTGACTATTTCTGGATGAATCTTTTCATGCAGCTAGGAGCGGGTGTACTGTGAACAATAAATTCCTTTTCGCGTTTCTCGTCATCATCACCACCAGTTTGATGGGGTCTTCGTTCGCGGTCGGCAAAATCGGCCTCGAACACGTCTCGCCGCTGCTGTTGGTCGGGATCCGTTTCACGATTGCAGGCATCTTGATGGCCATATTCGTCAAACTGTTCAAGCGCAAGCATCCACTGCAGCGTTCCGAATGGCTGCATATCCTCATCATCGGCTTTTTCCAGACCGCTGGTGTCATGGGCTGCATTTTTCTGAGCCTGCGGACGATCACGGCCGGGGAATCCGCCATTTTGACATTCACCAATCCTTTATTGGTGGTGATTTTCGGCACTGTCGCACTCGGCATCCGCTACCGCATCATTCAATGGGGAGGGGTGCTGCTCGGGTTTTTCGGCGTCTTCATTACGATGGGCAGCCAAGTGAACTTGGAAGTCGGCACGTTATTCGGTTTCGGCAGTGCCGTGTCCTGGGCAATCGGCACCTTATTGATTAAGCATTGGGGCATTCAGCTTGATACATGGGTGCTGACGGCGTATCAAATGCTGTTTGGCGGCTTGATTTTGCTGATGGCAAGCAGCTTATTGGAAACCCAGCGACTGGCCATCAATACAGAATCGCTCTTCATCATTTTCTGGCTGGCGATTCCGGCGTCGATCATCCAGTTTGCGATTTGGTTTTCCTGCTGCAAAACGGCAATCCCGGGAAAGTGAGTGCCTTTTATTCCTGGCGCCATTTTTGGTGTCATCTCAGGATGGCTCGTTTTAGGGAGCAAGTCGGGGTGTCGCTGATTATTGGGGCGCGTTGATCTTTACAGGCATTTTCTTGGTGAATTGGCCCGAAAAGCGGCAGGAAGCGGCAATTCCTGGAAAAGCCATATGAAGGAATATGATGGCGGATTTAAGTGAATAAAGAATGTTGTGGATTGATAACAGGCAGCAACCAAATCTAAACTACAGCTAGGAGCCAGCCGGAGCGGTTTACGGCAACTGAAAACCGACGGAACCAAAAGACACTGAATGATTACGGAAATACAGCGATACATAAATGAACCACGGATTCATCAGCAGGCTGACGACTTACGAGTCGAATTGATTTTTGAGAAGCTGACAATCAATTAAACCCAAATCGGAACGGCTGATCAACAGCTGAACCGGTTTGGGTTTTAAATTCGCATATTATTTTAAAGAACGCAGCGTTCTTAGATAAAACCGATAAAATCACTAAAACAAACGAATCGCTCGGCGAATGGAAAACAGCCGGTTTCACTGAAAATCTCGGTTTTCGTCTCACTGTCATGAGTATACTTATTAAATGAAACACAACTTCCTATAATTTATATTATGTAAACTAAAATTTAAAAGCCTATTAAAGAACATTCAGCCGGTCCCCATCACCCAAGCGCTGCCTTTCTGTAGACCGGCTGGTGTTCATTTCAAATGGTCGTTTAAGATTCCTTCTTCCAGCACATCGAATTTATCACCGTGCACTTTCTCGATATGCATTTCACCCCACTGGCACAACGAATCCAAAATACCTTGCAAGCTCCAGCCGTATTCACTTAGTTCGTATTCGACTTTTGGCGGCACTTGGTTGTAGACGATTCGGTTAATGACGCCATCAGCTTCTAATTCACGCAATTGCTGTGTCATCATCTTTTGCGTGATGTTCGGCATCAGGCGCTTCAATTCACTCGTCCGTTTCGTGCCGTGCGTCAAATGACAGAGAATCACCGTTTTCCATTTGCCGCCGATTACTTCCAACGTGGCTTCCACTGAAATATTGTATTTTTTCACCATGTTTTATCCCTCCAATAGGCACTAAAAAGTACCTACAGCACTTTAAAGTACGTACTTCCTTTTAAAATCCTCGTCATCCATACTAGCATGTATCGAACGAAATCGATCGATAAAAACGTTTTTGGAGGAGAAAAAATGTCTGCATCACAAAAAAGAAGTAATTTCGCTTTATTGGCATTGGCGCTTAGTGCCTTTGCCATCGGCACCACCGAATTCATCAGTGTCGGCTTGCTGCCATTGATCGCCGAAGATTTAGGGATTTCCGTCAGCACAGCGGGTTTGACTGTGTCATTATATGCACTCGGTGTCATGATTGGCGCCCCGGTACTGACCTCTGTCAGCGCAAATATGCCTAGGAAGTCTTTGCTGCTATGGATTATGGTCGTCTTCATTATCGGGAACTTGATTGCGGCAACAGCCTCGACTGTTGGCGTTCTACTCGCAGCACGAGTCGTTTCCGCATTAGCGCACGGCGTTTTTATGGCAATTGGCGCAACGATTGCGGCGGATCTGGTACCGGAAAACAAGCGAGCTAGCGCCATTGCAATGATGTTCACCGGGTTGACGGTAGCTACGGTGACCGGTGTCCCCTTCGGCACTTTCCTGGGCCAACAGTTCGGCTGGCGCTTTGCGTTCATGGCGATTGTCGCACTTGGTGTTGCCGCACTGATCGGAAACGCTTTACTCGTGCCGAGTGATTTGAAAAAAGCGGCGCGCACCACATTGCGTGATCAAGTCAAGCTGGTCACCAATGGCCGTTTGCTGTTGGTCTTTGCCATTACGGCGTTCGGCTATGGCGGCACGTTTGTCGTC includes these proteins:
- a CDS encoding MFS transporter, translated to MSASQKRSNFALLALALSAFAIGTTEFISVGLLPLIAEDLGISVSTAGLTVSLYALGVMIGAPVLTSVSANMPRKSLLLWIMVVFIIGNLIAATASTVGVLLAARVVSALAHGVFMAIGATIAADLVPENKRASAIAMMFTGLTVATVTGVPFGTFLGQQFGWRFAFMAIVALGVAALIGNALLVPSDLKKAARTTLRDQVKLVTNGRLLLVFAITAFGYGGTFVVFTYLSPLLQQVTGFAAGTVTIILFGYGIAIAAGNTIGGKLANRNPIRALFYMFLIQAVILLILSFTAPFKIAGLITILFMGLFAFMNVPGLQVYAVMLAERYVPSAVDTASAINIAAFNAGIAIGAVLGGSVADSIGLIHTPWIGAVMVLGAVLLSAWSRSLENGSERKPSVAVRKSAIT
- a CDS encoding AraC family transcriptional regulator, yielding MTRDFELHAIESKTVATGQSVHIPLHRHQQLAEWLWVESGELELTANAQCLTLGTGALALIPPGQWHALSFSSNGEQRYQRLLVTHPLESVNDTICFTYPTHPAFLTSVLDELGRELQQVCPASSRPVQLLLNWLYAAAKPPSAPVQTVASSKTARTLHQMEETCHLPFSLESIAAASGLSKFHFSRHFKESVGQTPLQFVISCRMERAMQLLLASEQSVSDIAGLCGYKSATQFHAAFTRHSGSTPKRFREQQQNLEAKR
- a CDS encoding DMT family transporter, translated to MNNKFLFAFLVIITTSLMGSSFAVGKIGLEHVSPLLLVGIRFTIAGILMAIFVKLFKRKHPLQRSEWLHILIIGFFQTAGVMGCIFLSLRTITAGESAILTFTNPLLVVIFGTVALGIRYRIIQWGGVLLGFFGVFITMGSQVNLEVGTLFGFGSAVSWAIGTLLIKHWGIQLDTWVLTAYQMLFGGLILLMASSLLETQRLAINTESLFIIFWLAIPASIIQFAIWFSCCKTAIPGK
- a CDS encoding YeeE/YedE family protein; the protein is MTTSTRVQPVNEVNDPVYRDTTALNAPQKSLIAGGIAVAALLTVYLLATQHIAQTVLLGIGLLLGYTLFHARFGFTSAFRRFVSVGNGQAMRSHMLMLAVAVTLFAPILAYGYSFFGTGVSGYVSPVGVSLVVGAFIFGIGMQLGGGCASGTLYAIGGGRSVMFITLLFFIIGTTIGAYHLPFWTEDLPAFEPVSLATSTGLGYGGAWLVSIALFGLIAWITLIIEKKKRAPKMAPLPTTTGWKRIFRGSWPLFAAAIALAVLNALTLMTRGTPWGITSAFALWGSKIAEFFGVDVASWGYWQGANAAMLESSIFADSTTVLNFGVILGAFLASAAGGLFKFTKITMGNFWASVVGGLLMGYGARLAFGCNIGAYFGGIASFSLHGYIWGILALAGTFFALYLRPLFGLSVPKSNDSVC
- a CDS encoding VOC family protein, with protein sequence MKDLQAAQAFYEQAGFLLPKADASNAQQAAFYLEGQHLYVMLFPEESFEAFTQQAIADTSIGSEVLFSLSAKTREEVDNFMFRIEQAGGTVFAPPGERNGMYGAGFSDVDGHRWNFLVMDV
- a CDS encoding winged helix-turn-helix transcriptional regulator — protein: MVKKYNISVEATLEVIGGKWKTVILCHLTHGTKRTSELKRLMPNITQKMMTQQLRELEADGVINRIVYNQVPPKVEYELSEYGWSLQGILDSLCQWGEMHIEKVHGDKFDVLEEGILNDHLK